A region of Cloacibacillus sp. DNA encodes the following proteins:
- a CDS encoding NFACT family protein, whose amino-acid sequence MSFGPELIWIWTRRLSSLAGRRAQRVDGVNNSALISFGSSDLLLSWGAQNCGAALISPRDKKALMASSTQTPPITNAIKSHLTGAQLCAVEQLRRDRVMRFAFQKTVGAGFTTTRHLILEVMERYSNLLLTDEDGVIIETAKHIHPADNAFRTVLPGLLYHLPPEFEGVSLEEWLAAPSSETLPKVAGFGRPLLKMLSAWEPERAAALLAGFYKDGGTEAYITQKVGKYFTALPLLLDGAEAVDEDSGRAAALAPLKDSAIEARLKKIKQHLNKEIVRRERQCADIKELLSSEGAEKYRRWGELIVANLWQIKRAEPEVLLEGYDSEGRKIEETVPIEARYSVAQNAERYFAKYKKMTSAKEHAAELLVAVEAELDDLNEEYELACCMNEAADIEMMEEELGLAKLKPQKRGGAKKKETLPPHKRFEFENAIVFAGLSSKGNRYVTFRLAQPDDVWFHAQGVPGSHVILRLAATPSDEERERLYLFCASVAAYYSKARANTRQRVDHTLRKHVSAIRGGEANVTYKEFSTIIADPDEWTRETKEE is encoded by the coding sequence TTGTCATTTGGACCGGAACTTATCTGGATTTGGACGCGCAGGCTGTCGTCGCTTGCAGGAAGGCGCGCCCAGCGCGTTGACGGCGTGAACAATTCCGCCCTTATCTCATTTGGGTCGAGCGATCTGCTTCTTTCATGGGGCGCGCAAAACTGCGGCGCCGCTTTGATCTCGCCGCGCGATAAAAAGGCGCTTATGGCCTCGTCCACGCAGACGCCGCCAATCACCAACGCAATAAAAAGCCACCTGACCGGCGCTCAGCTTTGCGCAGTAGAACAGCTTCGGCGCGACCGTGTGATGCGTTTTGCTTTTCAGAAGACCGTAGGGGCGGGTTTTACAACGACGAGACATCTGATACTAGAGGTGATGGAGCGCTACAGCAACCTATTGCTGACGGACGAAGATGGCGTCATTATCGAAACGGCGAAGCACATCCACCCGGCGGACAACGCATTCCGCACAGTGCTTCCCGGCCTCTTGTATCATTTGCCGCCAGAGTTTGAGGGAGTTTCACTAGAGGAATGGCTTGCCGCGCCCTCTTCTGAAACGCTGCCAAAGGTGGCGGGCTTTGGCCGGCCGCTATTGAAGATGCTTTCCGCATGGGAACCGGAACGCGCCGCCGCTCTGCTTGCCGGTTTTTATAAAGACGGCGGTACGGAGGCCTATATAACGCAGAAGGTCGGCAAATACTTCACAGCGCTGCCGCTGCTGCTTGATGGGGCGGAGGCGGTGGACGAAGATTCAGGACGCGCCGCGGCGCTTGCGCCTCTGAAAGATTCCGCAATAGAAGCCAGGCTGAAAAAAATAAAACAGCATCTAAACAAAGAGATCGTTAGGCGGGAGCGTCAGTGCGCGGACATAAAGGAGCTGCTTTCCTCCGAAGGTGCGGAAAAATACAGGCGCTGGGGTGAACTGATCGTGGCGAACCTATGGCAGATCAAGCGCGCGGAGCCAGAGGTGCTGCTGGAAGGCTATGACTCGGAGGGCCGCAAGATTGAGGAGACGGTGCCGATAGAGGCAAGGTATTCAGTCGCCCAGAACGCGGAACGGTACTTCGCTAAGTATAAAAAAATGACCTCCGCCAAAGAGCACGCGGCAGAACTGCTCGTTGCGGTGGAGGCGGAGCTTGACGATTTAAACGAAGAGTACGAACTTGCCTGCTGCATGAACGAGGCGGCCGATATAGAAATGATGGAAGAGGAACTGGGGCTTGCGAAGCTAAAGCCGCAGAAACGCGGGGGTGCGAAGAAAAAAGAGACGCTGCCTCCGCACAAGCGGTTTGAGTTTGAGAATGCGATAGTATTCGCCGGCCTTTCCTCAAAGGGCAACAGATACGTTACCTTTAGGCTTGCGCAGCCCGACGACGTGTGGTTCCACGCACAGGGCGTACCGGGTTCGCACGTCATCCTGCGCCTTGCCGCAACCCCCTCCGATGAAGAAAGAGAACGTCTCTATCTGTTCTGTGCCTCTGTAGCCGCCTATTACAGCAAGGCGCGTGCAAACACGCGCCAGAGGGTAGATCATACTCTTAGAAAACATGTGAGCGCTATACGCGGCGGAGAGGCCAATGTGACCTATAAGGAATTTTCCACGATAATTGCAGACCCTGACGAATGGACTCGTGAAACCAAAGAGGAATAA
- a CDS encoding RluA family pseudouridine synthase encodes MSSTICNPGSIFIPEEGEGLCAAPSSEPQRFELGAEMQGHRLDFALSRVMGLSRGFAQKLIKEGHALLSPERRIKPSIKVNEGDVLTVVIPPAETLDLEPQNVAFETVYEDEDLIVINKPAGLVVHPAPGHWTGTLVHGLLFRYPDLGTLNGVKRPGIVHRLDATTSGLMVVARNGLAQEGLFNDFKERRIRKEYLALAYGKTPAAAGSITYPIDRDPHNRLRMACVEDGREAWTDYVQLWSRNNYSFVKCILHSGRTHQIRVHMQAIKCPLVGDRLYVPSRQSPFGPERLFLHAWKLGFTHPRTREQMLFTQPLPKELSDFLQEARK; translated from the coding sequence ATGTCGTCCACAATCTGTAATCCTGGCAGTATATTTATTCCGGAAGAGGGGGAGGGGCTCTGCGCCGCCCCCTCTTCCGAGCCTCAGCGCTTTGAGCTGGGAGCGGAGATGCAGGGCCACAGGCTTGACTTCGCGCTCTCGCGCGTTATGGGTTTGAGCCGCGGATTTGCGCAAAAACTTATCAAAGAGGGACATGCGCTGCTTTCGCCAGAACGCCGGATAAAACCGTCTATAAAGGTGAACGAAGGAGACGTTCTGACAGTAGTAATTCCGCCAGCGGAGACGCTGGATCTCGAGCCGCAGAACGTCGCCTTTGAAACGGTCTACGAAGACGAAGACCTCATCGTTATAAACAAACCAGCCGGCCTCGTCGTCCATCCCGCGCCCGGGCACTGGACCGGCACGCTGGTTCACGGGCTCTTGTTCAGGTATCCCGACCTGGGGACGCTGAACGGCGTAAAACGCCCCGGCATCGTACACAGGCTTGACGCAACGACCTCAGGCCTGATGGTCGTCGCAAGAAACGGCCTCGCGCAGGAGGGGCTTTTCAACGACTTTAAAGAGCGCCGCATAAGAAAAGAATATCTTGCGCTGGCCTACGGCAAGACGCCCGCCGCAGCGGGCTCGATAACATACCCGATAGACCGCGACCCGCACAACAGGCTGCGCATGGCCTGCGTGGAGGACGGCCGCGAGGCCTGGACGGACTACGTTCAGTTATGGAGCAGAAACAACTATTCTTTCGTCAAATGTATCCTTCACAGCGGACGCACGCATCAGATACGCGTACACATGCAGGCGATAAAATGTCCTCTGGTTGGCGATAGGCTCTACGTGCCGTCCCGGCAGTCGCCATTCGGCCCGGAAAGGCTCTTTTTGCACGCGTGGAAGCTCGGCTTCACTCATCCGCGCACAAGAGAACAGATGCTTTTTACGCAGCCTCTGCCAAAGGAACTGAGCGATTTCCTGCAAGAGGCAAGGAAATAA
- the ileS gene encoding isoleucine--tRNA ligase has translation MANDYKDTLFLPKTEFPMRANLSQREPEFLKFWYDIDVYGELKKKNKDKPSFILHDGPPYANASIHIGTATNKILKDFVVKYKWQRGNFTPYVPGYDTHGLPIELKVLKELNLDKDQISSVELREKCAAYARSFADIQTGQFKRLGVIGDWDHPYMTLVPAYEATQLEGFAEMVDKNLVYKGRKAIYWCTDCQTALAAAEIEYGDETSPSIFVAYQYEDAAKVFPELAGKDVDVIIWTTTPWTLPASMAVAVHPRYDYGFYQVGAKIYLIAQGMKAEVEKATGLSFGDPILSCKGAQLERTNAQHPFYDRKTPFVLADYVTLEAGTGCVHTAPGHGTEDYETGVRYGIEIYNPVDETGHYYKETPIFGGMSLADGEKKVFELLGESQRLLGKLKITHSYPHCWRCKKPVIFRATDQWFIAVANFRDEALKCIDEVKWVPEWGKDRISNMVKDRSDWCISRQRTWGVPIPAFYCEDCGEVILTGDRVRRVADKIREHGSNCWWELTPEELVGDLAVCPKCGGRHLRKDEDIMDVWFDSGTSHTAVLNNWEDLSWPADLYLEGSDQHRGWFQTSLLNSVATQGTAPYKTVLTHGFIMGPDGQKMSKSLGNVMKPEKIIDKNGADILRLWVASSDYRGDVRISEEIFRNLIESYRRIRNTARFLLANLDGFDPKNDILPHDQLAPVDQYVMLKLERLRARVTAGFDEYEFHQPMTLIHQFCDTEMSSFYIDVSKDKLYADAKDDKSRRSIRTVMWQVLEAVTQMMSPVLSFTAEEIWQNMRKMDDSLVQSVLLTEWPEKLSEGIDPAVETEWDMVMLARQGVQRGLESARGKGIIGHPLDADVQIKLSEYYNPLAGKISDTTWEEILIVSSARVVDEVKDAEIVYNDETTGLVIGVSKSAWEKCPRCWKRRPEVAEKGICARCADVVHNL, from the coding sequence ATGGCCAACGATTACAAGGATACGCTGTTCCTTCCCAAGACAGAGTTCCCGATGCGCGCGAACCTCTCGCAGAGAGAGCCGGAATTTCTGAAATTCTGGTATGACATTGACGTATACGGCGAGCTTAAGAAAAAAAACAAAGACAAACCGTCATTTATACTTCACGACGGTCCGCCCTACGCAAACGCCAGCATCCATATCGGTACCGCAACCAATAAAATCCTTAAGGACTTCGTCGTCAAATATAAATGGCAGCGCGGCAACTTCACGCCATACGTTCCCGGCTACGACACGCACGGTCTGCCTATCGAGCTCAAAGTCTTAAAAGAGCTGAACCTCGACAAAGACCAGATCTCGTCCGTAGAACTTCGTGAAAAATGCGCCGCTTACGCCCGCTCGTTTGCGGACATCCAGACAGGGCAGTTTAAGCGTCTGGGCGTCATCGGCGATTGGGACCATCCATACATGACGCTCGTTCCCGCCTACGAGGCGACGCAGCTTGAAGGCTTCGCCGAGATGGTAGACAAGAACCTGGTCTACAAAGGACGCAAGGCTATCTACTGGTGCACGGACTGCCAGACGGCGCTTGCCGCAGCGGAGATCGAATACGGCGACGAAACTTCGCCCTCCATCTTCGTAGCCTACCAGTACGAGGACGCGGCGAAGGTCTTCCCCGAACTTGCAGGAAAAGACGTAGACGTCATAATCTGGACCACCACTCCATGGACGCTGCCGGCCTCCATGGCCGTAGCCGTGCATCCGCGCTATGATTACGGCTTCTATCAGGTCGGTGCAAAAATTTACCTCATCGCGCAGGGCATGAAGGCGGAAGTGGAGAAGGCGACTGGACTTTCCTTCGGCGACCCCATCCTCTCTTGCAAAGGCGCGCAGCTTGAGCGCACAAACGCGCAGCACCCGTTCTACGACCGCAAAACTCCGTTCGTGCTTGCCGACTATGTCACGCTCGAAGCGGGCACCGGCTGCGTACACACCGCCCCCGGACATGGTACGGAAGACTACGAAACAGGCGTTCGCTACGGCATAGAAATATACAACCCCGTCGACGAGACCGGCCATTATTACAAAGAGACGCCGATATTCGGCGGCATGTCGCTTGCAGACGGAGAGAAAAAGGTCTTTGAGCTGCTTGGCGAATCACAGAGGCTTCTCGGCAAGCTCAAAATAACGCACTCCTACCCGCACTGCTGGCGCTGCAAAAAGCCCGTAATCTTCCGCGCGACGGACCAGTGGTTCATCGCAGTGGCGAATTTCCGCGACGAAGCGCTTAAATGCATCGACGAAGTGAAATGGGTGCCGGAATGGGGCAAGGACCGCATCTCAAATATGGTAAAAGACCGCTCCGACTGGTGCATCAGCCGTCAGCGCACATGGGGCGTGCCGATTCCCGCCTTCTACTGCGAAGACTGCGGCGAGGTCATATTGACCGGCGACCGCGTGCGCCGCGTGGCGGACAAGATCCGCGAACACGGCAGCAACTGCTGGTGGGAGCTCACGCCGGAAGAGCTTGTAGGCGACCTCGCGGTCTGCCCGAAATGCGGCGGACGCCATCTCCGCAAGGACGAGGACATCATGGACGTCTGGTTTGACTCAGGCACCAGCCATACCGCCGTCCTCAACAACTGGGAAGACCTCAGCTGGCCCGCGGACCTCTATCTTGAGGGCAGCGACCAGCACCGCGGATGGTTCCAGACGTCGCTGCTAAACAGCGTGGCGACGCAGGGCACAGCCCCGTACAAAACGGTGCTGACGCACGGATTCATAATGGGCCCCGACGGTCAGAAAATGTCAAAATCTCTCGGCAACGTCATGAAACCCGAAAAAATAATCGACAAAAACGGCGCGGACATCCTGCGCCTCTGGGTAGCCTCCTCTGATTACCGCGGCGACGTCCGCATCTCGGAAGAGATATTCCGCAACCTCATAGAGTCATACAGACGTATCCGCAACACGGCGAGATTCCTTCTTGCCAACCTTGACGGCTTTGACCCGAAGAACGACATCCTGCCGCACGACCAGCTCGCACCGGTCGACCAGTATGTCATGCTGAAGCTGGAACGCCTGCGCGCGCGCGTAACGGCGGGCTTTGACGAATACGAATTCCATCAGCCGATGACGCTCATCCATCAGTTCTGCGATACGGAAATGTCGTCATTCTACATCGACGTAAGCAAAGACAAGCTCTACGCTGACGCGAAGGACGACAAGAGCCGCCGCTCCATCCGCACCGTCATGTGGCAGGTGCTTGAAGCCGTCACGCAGATGATGTCGCCGGTACTCTCATTCACCGCCGAGGAGATTTGGCAGAACATGCGCAAAATGGACGATTCACTGGTCCAGAGCGTGCTTCTGACAGAATGGCCCGAAAAACTCAGCGAGGGCATCGACCCAGCCGTAGAGACCGAATGGGACATGGTGATGCTTGCGCGTCAGGGCGTCCAGCGCGGACTGGAATCCGCGCGTGGCAAGGGCATCATAGGACATCCTCTTGACGCGGACGTTCAGATCAAGCTTAGCGAATACTACAATCCGCTTGCCGGAAAAATCAGCGACACTACATGGGAAGAGATACTGATCGTTTCGTCGGCGAGAGTGGTCGACGAGGTGAAGGACGCCGAGATCGTCTACAACGACGAGACGACCGGCCTTGTCATCGGGGTTTCTAAATCGGCGTGGGAAAAGTGCCCCCGCTGCTGGAAGAGACGCCCCGAAGTAGCTGAGAAAGGTATCTGCGCCCGCTGCGCCGATGTCGTCCACAATCTGTAA
- a CDS encoding diacylglycerol kinase, with product MEQWKNRGLFAKTLYSLNGLYKAFVTEKAIRHECVGVALALALAVTKGCPPREIFLVLFASAFPIVAELINTAIERMIDTHCGPTYREEVRIQKDILSGAVFMSLIIGYGFCLVIIFM from the coding sequence GTGGAACAGTGGAAAAACAGAGGACTTTTCGCAAAAACTCTCTATTCTTTGAACGGGCTTTACAAGGCCTTCGTCACAGAAAAGGCTATACGCCACGAATGCGTCGGCGTGGCTTTGGCTCTGGCGCTTGCCGTAACAAAGGGCTGTCCTCCCCGCGAAATATTCCTAGTGCTTTTTGCCTCCGCATTTCCCATCGTGGCGGAGCTTATAAACACCGCTATAGAACGCATGATAGATACGCACTGCGGCCCAACTTACCGCGAAGAGGTGCGTATCCAGAAAGATATTTTATCGGGCGCCGTGTTTATGAGCCTCATCATCGGCTACGGCTTTTGTTTGGTGATTATCTTTATGTAA
- a CDS encoding FAD binding domain-containing protein, with protein sequence MYIKVDSLKDITDEKYHGRVIAGGTDLMPLLHLGVKPRTDMIDISGIAECKTITSDETAFTIGACVTLAQIAENDGIRKNLPALAESAQETASPQIRNTATIGGNIMQDRRCVYFNQSREWRSSFPPCFKTGGDKCHQIPNSKTCKAIYYSDTATALLLYDAEVEMIEDGKCSVVPIGQLIARHSERNGLVEENSDFIITAIRVKKAPLDEKSCFFKYSVRASIDFPLVNFAVRLPSEKRCAKVVAGAVGAVPVELEETATLLDENISDVERLTEAAFSEIKKQAGQIRESVVSPKVKVMSYKLIAMLLDRLAAKA encoded by the coding sequence TTGTATATCAAAGTGGATTCGCTAAAGGACATTACAGACGAAAAATATCACGGCCGAGTAATAGCGGGCGGCACCGACCTTATGCCGCTTTTGCACCTCGGAGTGAAACCGCGGACGGATATGATAGACATAAGCGGCATTGCGGAATGTAAAACGATAACGTCCGACGAAACCGCCTTTACGATAGGCGCCTGCGTCACTCTTGCACAGATAGCGGAAAACGACGGCATCAGAAAAAATCTTCCGGCGCTTGCAGAAAGCGCGCAGGAGACGGCGTCCCCGCAGATAAGAAACACGGCGACCATAGGCGGCAACATAATGCAGGACCGCAGGTGCGTCTATTTCAATCAGTCACGCGAGTGGAGAAGTTCGTTTCCGCCCTGTTTCAAAACCGGCGGCGACAAGTGCCACCAGATACCCAACTCAAAGACCTGTAAAGCCATCTACTATTCCGACACTGCCACGGCTCTTCTTTTGTACGACGCTGAGGTTGAGATGATAGAAGATGGAAAATGTTCTGTCGTTCCGATAGGGCAGTTGATAGCAAGACACAGTGAGAGAAACGGACTTGTTGAGGAAAACAGCGATTTTATCATCACGGCGATACGCGTCAAAAAGGCGCCTCTTGATGAAAAAAGCTGTTTTTTTAAATACAGCGTGCGCGCCTCTATAGATTTTCCGCTTGTCAACTTCGCGGTGAGGCTCCCATCAGAAAAAAGGTGCGCAAAGGTCGTAGCCGGAGCAGTAGGCGCCGTCCCGGTAGAACTTGAAGAGACGGCGACGCTGCTTGACGAAAATATTTCTGACGTCGAACGACTGACTGAAGCCGCGTTTTCTGAAATCAAAAAGCAGGCGGGGCAGATAAGGGAATCTGTGGTCTCGCCAAAGGTGAAGGTTATGTCTTATAAGCTCATTGCAATGCTGCTGGACAGGCTCGCGGCAAAAGCGTAG
- a CDS encoding molybdopterin cofactor-binding domain-containing protein, which yields MTKVFKTVKHSPVRLEAADKLSGKAVYTDDISLPNMAYAKVIRSEYANALVLAIDLKEAEKVPGYIAALLPDEVPQTLYNCSGNPPSALLLKDEKILTMQPKCAGDRILCIAANSPEACEAACRAVKIEYQEKKPLFSIDEALKEGAETIEPHLSEDNVIWKREVTEGCVEDGFLESDIILEETFNIPPMQHTAIEPTCCICDFSSGKEITIWSNSQTIFQERRIISELCGLRENKIRIIKPAVGGGFGARQQLHSQPAAVFLSKKIKRPVKILNTREEELTATVVRHGARARVRIGAGADGEIKAFYADYKLNTGPYTTHGPTVLCAGARKFQYGIKNYFFDGRCVLTNHATAGAFRGYGNMQLAFAREVIIDRLAQKLDMDPIELRLKNHVRVGGHFPGSELTLTSCEIEQCVKLCLDKKNEIEKNEATIENDDIKQAWGVAFACHGSGPSSKEGLSSAVIIMNDDGSAELQVGSSDIGQGSETMLAQIAAETLDIPLEDITVTAADTKFTPYDTGTFGSSQTFICGNAVLRAGQDLIATIQERLSRISNAPVLFEEGRFIAGEKNLSVKEAAKEVFFNQRGGTIIGRGDYKAAACPNPFSVCMVKAEYHKKLNAIRLLHLIEAVDVGTPINPLTVEGQIEGGAAQGVGYTLTEQIQINNFAKKPMSTDLLHYKIPLMADMPRIHALIAEGWEPDGPYGAKSVGELSTVPIAPAIVNAVRRASGQEVTNLPLCEQFIVLPNKI from the coding sequence ATGACAAAAGTTTTTAAAACTGTAAAACATTCGCCGGTAAGGCTGGAAGCCGCCGATAAACTTTCTGGCAAAGCAGTATACACTGACGACATATCTCTTCCGAACATGGCCTACGCGAAGGTGATAAGAAGCGAATACGCAAACGCCCTCGTACTCGCAATCGACCTTAAAGAGGCTGAAAAGGTGCCAGGATATATCGCGGCGCTGCTTCCCGACGAGGTGCCGCAGACGCTGTACAACTGTTCCGGCAACCCGCCCTCCGCGCTGCTCTTAAAAGATGAAAAGATACTTACTATGCAGCCGAAATGCGCGGGCGACAGGATACTGTGCATCGCCGCGAACTCGCCCGAGGCCTGCGAAGCGGCCTGCCGCGCAGTAAAGATAGAATATCAGGAAAAAAAGCCGCTTTTTTCAATAGATGAGGCGCTTAAAGAGGGCGCGGAAACTATTGAGCCGCATCTTTCAGAGGACAACGTCATCTGGAAGAGAGAGGTGACGGAGGGCTGCGTTGAGGATGGCTTTTTGGAATCTGACATTATCCTTGAAGAGACCTTCAACATCCCGCCTATGCAGCACACCGCCATTGAGCCGACCTGCTGCATCTGTGACTTCAGCAGCGGAAAAGAGATCACAATATGGAGCAATTCGCAGACGATCTTTCAGGAGCGGCGAATTATAAGCGAACTCTGCGGACTTCGCGAAAATAAAATAAGAATAATAAAGCCCGCGGTCGGTGGAGGCTTCGGCGCGCGTCAGCAACTTCACTCGCAGCCCGCTGCGGTCTTTCTCTCAAAGAAGATCAAAAGACCCGTAAAGATATTGAACACACGCGAAGAGGAGCTGACCGCGACGGTAGTGCGCCACGGCGCAAGGGCGCGTGTGAGGATAGGCGCCGGCGCGGACGGCGAGATAAAGGCCTTTTACGCGGACTATAAATTAAACACCGGCCCATACACGACGCACGGGCCGACCGTGCTGTGCGCCGGCGCAAGAAAATTTCAATACGGCATCAAAAATTACTTCTTTGACGGACGGTGCGTGCTTACAAACCACGCGACGGCCGGCGCGTTCAGAGGCTACGGAAACATGCAGCTTGCCTTCGCCAGAGAGGTGATAATAGACAGGCTCGCGCAAAAGCTCGATATGGACCCTATCGAACTGCGGCTGAAAAACCACGTCCGCGTTGGCGGACATTTCCCCGGCTCGGAGCTGACGCTTACTAGCTGCGAGATAGAGCAGTGCGTCAAACTCTGCCTTGATAAAAAAAATGAAATAGAAAAAAACGAAGCTACGATAGAAAACGACGATATAAAACAGGCGTGGGGCGTCGCCTTCGCCTGCCACGGATCAGGCCCGTCCTCAAAAGAGGGACTCAGCTCGGCTGTTATCATAATGAACGACGACGGCAGCGCGGAACTCCAGGTTGGCTCTTCCGACATCGGACAGGGCAGCGAAACTATGCTTGCGCAAATAGCGGCGGAGACGCTGGACATACCGCTTGAGGATATCACAGTAACCGCGGCGGATACAAAATTCACTCCGTACGACACCGGCACATTCGGCAGCAGCCAGACCTTTATATGCGGAAACGCCGTGCTCCGGGCGGGGCAGGATCTTATAGCCACGATCCAGGAAAGGCTTTCGCGCATATCAAACGCTCCCGTGCTCTTTGAAGAGGGCCGGTTCATAGCAGGCGAAAAAAATCTCAGCGTAAAAGAGGCGGCAAAAGAGGTCTTCTTCAACCAGCGCGGCGGAACGATAATCGGCAGGGGAGACTACAAAGCGGCGGCCTGTCCCAATCCGTTCTCTGTCTGCATGGTCAAGGCGGAATATCATAAAAAACTCAACGCGATACGCCTCCTGCACCTGATAGAGGCCGTCGACGTAGGCACGCCGATAAACCCGCTCACCGTAGAGGGACAGATAGAGGGCGGCGCGGCGCAGGGCGTGGGATACACGCTCACGGAGCAGATACAGATAAACAATTTCGCAAAAAAGCCTATGTCAACAGACCTTCTGCATTACAAGATCCCGCTGATGGCCGACATGCCGCGCATCCACGCGCTCATTGCCGAAGGCTGGGAGCCGGACGGCCCTTACGGAGCAAAGAGCGTAGGAGAACTTAGCACGGTGCCAATTGCGCCAGCTATCGTAAACGCGGTAAGAAGAGCCAGCGGGCAGGAGGTCACAAACCTTCCTCTCTGCGAGCAGTTCATCGTGCTGCCCAACAAAATATAG
- a CDS encoding (2Fe-2S)-binding protein, producing the protein MNYKICVTLNDKPLTFEVPEDMTLLDMIREKAGLKGCKRGCDSGECGACTVLLDGQPVLSCIMPALKADGANIRTIEGAGAFREIEIVQSAFYDAGAVQCGYCIPGMVLTAAAFLKKRPEPSPSEVRAAMAGNLCRCTGYTKIESAVMLAAQRIKESRCV; encoded by the coding sequence ATGAATTATAAGATATGCGTAACCCTCAACGACAAGCCGCTTACATTTGAAGTCCCCGAAGATATGACGCTATTGGATATGATAAGAGAAAAGGCCGGCCTTAAAGGCTGCAAAAGAGGCTGCGACAGCGGCGAATGCGGCGCGTGCACCGTGCTGCTAGACGGCCAGCCAGTTTTGTCGTGCATCATGCCGGCGCTTAAGGCAGACGGCGCAAACATACGGACGATCGAAGGAGCCGGCGCCTTTCGCGAAATTGAGATAGTGCAGAGCGCCTTTTACGACGCGGGCGCCGTACAGTGCGGATACTGCATCCCGGGCATGGTGCTCACCGCCGCCGCGTTCCTGAAAAAGAGGCCGGAGCCGTCCCCCTCTGAAGTGCGAGCGGCTATGGCCGGAAATCTGTGCAGATGCACCGGCTATACGAAAATCGAAAGCGCCGTCATGCTTGCCGCTCAAAGAATCAAGGAGAGCAGGTGCGTTTGA